In the Sarcophilus harrisii chromosome 1, mSarHar1.11, whole genome shotgun sequence genome, one interval contains:
- the LOC100933884 gene encoding cytochrome c oxidase subunit 7C, mitochondrial: MLGQSLRRFSTSLIRRSHYEEGPGKNLPFSVENKWRLLAMMTVYFGSGFAAPFFIVRHQMLKK, translated from the exons ATGTTGGGCCAAAGCCTGCGCAGGTTCTCCACCTCCTTGATTCGCAGAAGCCACTATGAGGAGGGCCCGGGAAAG aaccTGCCCTTTTCAGTAGAAAACAAATGGCGGTTGCTGGCAATGATGACTGTGTACTTTGGATCTGGATTTGCTGCACCTTTCTTTATAGTAAGACATCAGATGCTTAAGAAGTAA